The sequence GGTCCGAGCGTACAAGCGCAGGCGCCCGATACCCCTGTGGGACCCATGTTGGTCAGTCTTGCATGATCTGATGTTGGGAAACAGACGGTAGGAATGCGGCGGCGTCGGGCCAACTGAGCACGGCCAATTGATCGAGGCCATATTGCTCATGGTGTCGGTATACGCAGTTGGAGGTCCCTCGTCAGGAAATTTCCCGCCAAGGCGCCAAGATTGATTGAGGCAGGTTTTATAAATCAAAATATGCCATATAATGATCGATAGAAGGAGCTTCGTCGATCATGCATTGGAACTGGCAGCAGGAGGACTGGCCGCATTTCGCCTATAATGCGTCCGCGCTTCGGTCTGCGGAAGATGCCTTTCTCAAAGGTGGCGGCATCATCGTCGGCATCCTTCACCATGTGGACGTTGAGGCTCGCCAAGCCCTCGCGATTGAACTCATTTCCCAAGAAGCCGTCGATAGCTCTGCCATTGAGGGCGAGCTTTTGGACCGGGCGAGCGTGCAGTCTTCATTGGCGCGGCAGCTTGGTCTGTCCGCCGATCGTCGGAAGGCCAATGCCGCCGAGGCTGGCGCGGCTGAGCTCATGGCCGATCTCTATCGCAGCTATCAGGCACCGCTCAGCGACAAGCTGCTTTTCGATTGGCATGCGATGCTGATGAACGGGCGTCGCGACCTCGCAGATGTCGGCCGCTACCGCACGCATGCTGATCCGATGCAGATTGTATCCGGGCCTTTGCAAGCGCCGCGCGTCCATTTCGAAGCGCCGCCGTCCGATCGCGTCGCGGCGGAGATGGAGCGGTTCATCGAGTGGTTCAACGCTACCGCCTCCGATGCAGCGAGGCCCCTGCCGGCGATCACGCGAGCAGGTGTCGCACATCTATGGTTCGAGACCATCCACCCGTTTGAGGATGGCAATGGCC is a genomic window of Sphingomonas sp. containing:
- a CDS encoding Fic family protein; protein product: MHWNWQQEDWPHFAYNASALRSAEDAFLKGGGIIVGILHHVDVEARQALAIELISQEAVDSSAIEGELLDRASVQSSLARQLGLSADRRKANAAEAGAAELMADLYRSYQAPLSDKLLFDWHAMLMNGRRDLADVGRYRTHADPMQIVSGPLQAPRVHFEAPPSDRVAAEMERFIEWFNATASDAARPLPAITRAGVAHLWFETIHPFEDGNGRLGRAIAEKALAQSLKAPTLTALAETIHRHRKDYYAALHRASQDNRIDDWLAWFADIVTAAQARTTARVRFLIEKTRMLDRLRDQLNPRQEKALLRMFAEGVDGFAGGLSAQNYRTITDAAPATATRDLAGLVEMGALVRSGELRYARYHLALSN